A genomic region of Pogoniulus pusillus isolate bPogPus1 chromosome 35, bPogPus1.pri, whole genome shotgun sequence contains the following coding sequences:
- the FAM163B gene encoding protein FAM163B gives MTAGTVVITGGILATVILLCIIAVLCYCRLQYYCCKKDESEEDEEEPDFAVHSHIPPLHCNRNVVLTNGPSLYTSSPFAKKPTPSRQSCPSCTPYEPPTFFLQEPPEELHNGGDRVSFQPASPEELELPVSVGNLQALNPNRLSAMREAFSRSRSISTDV, from the exons ATGACAGCCGGGACCGTGGTCATCACAGGTGGAATATTAGCAACTGTCATCTTGCTTTGTATCATCGCTGTCCTCTGCTACTGTAGGCTCCAG tACTACTGCTGCAAGAAGGATGAGTccgaggaggatgaggaggagccCGACTTCGCCGTGCACTCCCACATCCCTCCGCTGCACTGCAACCGCAACGTAGTGCTGACCAACGGCCCCTCCCTCTACACCTCCTCCCCCTTCGCCAAGAAGCCCACCCCCAGCcgccagagctgccccagctgcaccCCCTACGAGCCCCCAACCTTCTTCCTGCAAGAGCCTCCCGAGGAGCTGCACAACGGCGGGGACCGAGTGAGCTTCCAGCCGGCGAGCccggaggagctggagctgccggTGAGCGTCGGCAACCTGCAGGCGCTCAACCCCAACCGGCTCTCGGCCATGCGGGAAGCCTTCTCCCGCTCCCGCAGCATCAGCACCGATGTCTGA